Genomic DNA from Candidatus Bathyarchaeota archaeon:
CTTGAAAACAGAAAGGAAACCAGCCAAATCTGCATCACTTGAAAAAGCCAAACACTACACCAATAGCTCTCCTCACAAAAACATTGAAAACACAGCAATGGAAAACACAGAAACCCAAGAAAACTTTAACTTCTACACAACCCAAAATATGCTTGGTGCCCTAATGAAAAACAAAACTAAAAATGAAAAGAAGGGCACCAGAACTAGAGGTTCAAATCCCGGCGGCCGCACTAGACTCTAACGCTTTTACTTCATGAAGTTTTAAGGTTTCAGTTTTCTTGATTATGAAAACTGACACCTGTGTGCGAATATAAGTCCTTGCTGCATATAAATCTCACAACTTATTTCCGCGTTTGCCATATGTCTCACAGTACACTATTTCTTCCAGATTTTTCCTCGGGGCTCCTCCGTACCTTTTTAGGGTTTCAGGAACTTCAGGCACTTCAATAGGATAGCCGATCGTGACCACACCTATCACATCGATTTCTTTTGGTATGTTAAGTAATTTTTTTAAGCGGTCCTTGTCGAACATTGAAAGCCAACATGACCCAAGTCCTAAGGCATGCGCGGCGAGCATAAGATTTTGTATGGCGGCTCCGGTCGCATACTTATATGTTTCCTCACCGAAAACGTGAGGGGCTGTTTTAGCGGGGTTGGCACACACAACTATGTGAACAGGAGCTTTTGAAATCCATTCAGTGCTATATTTGCTAAATCCAGACCTCCACGGTTCACTCCGAGCTTTTATTGTTGCATTTCTGTTTTCTTCCACAAGTGCTTGTATTTCCTTTCTAGTTGAGGGATTCTTCACAACAATAAACTCCCAAGGTTGAAGGTTAGCAGCTGAAGGTGCCCAGTGAGCAGCATCAAGGATCTTTGCAATATCTTCATCCGACACAGGGTCTGGCTTGTATGCTCTAATGCTTCGCCTAGTTCTTATAGCGTTAAATACATCCATTTAAATCCCT
This window encodes:
- the bluB gene encoding 5,6-dimethylbenzimidazole synthase, whose amino-acid sequence is MDVFNAIRTRRSIRAYKPDPVSDEDIAKILDAAHWAPSAANLQPWEFIVVKNPSTRKEIQALVEENRNATIKARSEPWRSGFSKYSTEWISKAPVHIVVCANPAKTAPHVFGEETYKYATGAAIQNLMLAAHALGLGSCWLSMFDKDRLKKLLNIPKEIDVIGVVTIGYPIEVPEVPETLKRYGGAPRKNLEEIVYCETYGKRGNKL